The DNA region AGGCGAGCACCTTCGTGATCGGCAAGGAGGTGAACGGCCAGAAGAACTGGATTCTGCTGGGGCCCGTGCAGATTCAGCCGCTGGAGGTCCTGAAGTTCAGCCTGATCCTCATGCTGGCCGTCGCGTTGCAAAGTGGCTACCGGGGCCTCAGCACCTACCTGCGGGCCTTCGCGGTGTTCCTGCCCGCCGTGGGCCTGGTCGTCACGGCGGACTTCGGCGGGGCGATGGTGCTCAGCGTCATCCTGGGCGTGATGCTGCTCGCCGCCCGCATTCCCTGGTGGCACGCTCTGCTGGCCCTGCTGGCGGTGGGCGTGGCCGTGCCCACGGTGCTGTACCCGCACCTGGAACCGTACCAGCAGAAACGCCTGACGATCTTCATCGACCCGTACCAGGATCCCCGCGGCGCTGGGTATCAGGTCATCCAGAGCACCATCGCCGTCGGCAGTGGAGGCCTGCAGGGCAAGGGGTACAAGCAGGGCAGCCAGTCGCACAACGGCTTCCTGCCCGAGGCGCACACGGACTTCGCGTTCAGCACCTGGGCCGAGGAACAGGGCTTCGTGGGCGCGCTGGCCGTGCTGCTGCTGTATGGCGCGCTGTTCTGGGGGCTGGCCGGCATGGCCATGGAATCCCCGAGGTTGCAGGATCAGGTGCTGTTCGCCGGGGTGCTCGGACAGATCGGCTTTCAGGTCATCGAGAACATTGGCGCGGCCCTGAGCGTGCTGCCGCTGACCGGGATCACCCTGCCGATGATCAGCTACGGCCTGAGCAGCCTCGTCGCCACCCTGAGCACGCTGGGACTGGCCTACGTGGTGCACCGCGACCGCTTCCTGGGCAGCATCTGAGGCTGACATGACGGCTTTTCTCGTGTACATCGCCGCCAGTGTTGACGGCTTCATCGCCCGCCCCGACGGCACCCTGGACTGGCTGCCGGGCGCACAGCCGGACAGTCCGCCCATGCCCGCCGGTGAAGACCACGGCTACGACGCCTTCATGGCGCGGGTGGACACGGTGGTCATGGGGCGGGGTACCTTCGACACCGTGCGCGACTACCGGCCGTGGCCGTACGCGGGCAAGCGCCTGATCGTCCTGAGCCGCACCCTGACGGCCGCCGGGCTGCCCCCGGATCTCCACGGGCAGGTGGAGGTCCACCCTGGCCCGGTCGATGGGCTCGCCGCGGCTCTGAACGGTGCCCAGGGCGTGTACGTGGACGGCGGACAGACCCTCCAGGCATTCCTGCGGGCCGGGCTGATCGACGAACTGACCATCACCCGGATTCCGGTGCTGCTGGGCGCAGGCCGCCCGCTGTTCGGCGTGCTGGACGCCGACGTGCCCTTACGTCACGTTCGCACTCAGTCGTTCCCCAGCGGCTTCGTGCAGAGCACCTACGCGCCCATCCGCCCGACCTGAAGGGGTGGCATGCTGGGGCATGGCTCCCGCCTTCCCTGCCGAGCTGATTGAACCCGCTTCCCGCGCTGCATGGAGGAAATGGTTGCAGAGCCACCACGCGACCAGTCCCGGCGTCCGCCTCGTCATCCACAAGAAGGGCTCGCCCACGCCCAACCTGACCACCGCCGAGGCCGTCGAGGAGGCCCTGTGTTTCGGCTGGATCGACTCGACGGCCCGCACGCTGGACGCCGTCCGCTGGGTGATCCAGATGACGCCGCGCAAGACCGGCAGCGGCTGGAGCGCCGTGAACAAGGAGCGGATCGCCCGGATGCAGGCGGAGGGCCGGATGACCCCCGCCGGGCAGGCCCGCATCAATGCGGCCGTGCAGGACGGCACCTGGACGAAACTGGACGCCATCGAGCGGCTGGAGATCCCCGCCGACCTCCGCGCGGCCCTGGACGCGTCCCCCGGCGCGGCCGGGCACTGGGACGCCTTTCCGCGCACCGCGAAACGCGCCGTACTGGAGTGGATCGCGCAGGCGAAAACCGAGCCCACCCGCCGCAAACGGGTGACCGAGACGGCCGAGAAGGCCGCGCGCGGCGAACGTGCGAACCAGTGGGCACGCCACACTCCATGACGCCCGACGAGATCATCCGCGAACTGAAGCTGCACCCGCACCCTGAAGGCGGCCACTACGTCCAGATTCACGAGGACGTGCAGACCGTGGATGGCCGTCCGGTCTGTACCAGCATCTATTTCCTGCTGCGCGCGGGCGAGGTCTCGCACTGGCACCGCGTGGACGCCACCGAGATCTGGAACTACCACGTGGGCTCGCCGCTGGAGCTGTCCATCTGGCACGCGGGGGAGATACAGCACCTGCGCCTCGGGCCGGACCTGCTGCACGGCGAGCGCCCCCAGGGCATTGTGCCCGCCCACGCGTGGCAGGCGGCCCGTACTCTGGGCGAGTGGACGCTGGTGGGCTGCGTGGTCGCGCCCGGGTTCCAGTTCAGTGGTTTCGAGCTGGCCCCGCCAGGGTGGTCGCCTGAACCTTGAGCTGGACTTCAGCCTGACCGTCCCCCCATGCTTTAAGAGTTAAAGTGCCGGGCATGGAATTCCGGAATCTGGGCCGCAGCGGCCTGAAAGTCAGCGAGGTGGCCCTGGGCGGCTGGGTGACCTACGGGCAGAGCGTGAACGACGCACAGGTGGTTCACGACATCGTGAAGGCCGCCTACGACGAGGGCGTGAACTTCTTCGATCAGGCCGACATCTACGCCAAGGGCCGGTCCGAGGAACTGATGGGCGCAGCGCTGCGCGACTTCCCCCGACACACGCTGGTCATGTCCAGCAAGGTGTACTGGCCCATGAGCGACGACGTGAACGACCAGGGCCTGAGCCGCAAGCACATCCTGGAGAGCATCGACGGGTCCCTCAAGCGCCTGGGCACCGATTACCTGGACATCTACTTCGCGCACCGCTACGACGAGAACGTGCCCATGGACGAGATCGTCATGGCCTTCGATCAGGTCATCCGCGCCGGGAAGGCGCTGTACTGGGGCACCAGCATGTGGCCCGCCGCGCGGATCGCCGAGGCCGTGGAGTTCGC from Deinococcus sp. KSM4-11 includes:
- a CDS encoding cupin domain-containing protein, which produces MTPDEIIRELKLHPHPEGGHYVQIHEDVQTVDGRPVCTSIYFLLRAGEVSHWHRVDATEIWNYHVGSPLELSIWHAGEIQHLRLGPDLLHGERPQGIVPAHAWQAARTLGEWTLVGCVVAPGFQFSGFELAPPGWSPEP
- a CDS encoding YdeI family protein, with product MQSHHATSPGVRLVIHKKGSPTPNLTTAEAVEEALCFGWIDSTARTLDAVRWVIQMTPRKTGSGWSAVNKERIARMQAEGRMTPAGQARINAAVQDGTWTKLDAIERLEIPADLRAALDASPGAAGHWDAFPRTAKRAVLEWIAQAKTEPTRRKRVTETAEKAARGERANQWARHTP
- a CDS encoding FtsW/RodA/SpoVE family cell cycle protein, which gives rise to MKYDLRFPFIIAALLVVGLMTVSTAALAPGAAGGILTKQMLGVLLAAAPIGLLLWAGRDRVYAFAPYLYGFALLLQASTFVIGKEVNGQKNWILLGPVQIQPLEVLKFSLILMLAVALQSGYRGLSTYLRAFAVFLPAVGLVVTADFGGAMVLSVILGVMLLAARIPWWHALLALLAVGVAVPTVLYPHLEPYQQKRLTIFIDPYQDPRGAGYQVIQSTIAVGSGGLQGKGYKQGSQSHNGFLPEAHTDFAFSTWAEEQGFVGALAVLLLYGALFWGLAGMAMESPRLQDQVLFAGVLGQIGFQVIENIGAALSVLPLTGITLPMISYGLSSLVATLSTLGLAYVVHRDRFLGSI
- a CDS encoding dihydrofolate reductase family protein yields the protein MTAFLVYIAASVDGFIARPDGTLDWLPGAQPDSPPMPAGEDHGYDAFMARVDTVVMGRGTFDTVRDYRPWPYAGKRLIVLSRTLTAAGLPPDLHGQVEVHPGPVDGLAAALNGAQGVYVDGGQTLQAFLRAGLIDELTITRIPVLLGAGRPLFGVLDADVPLRHVRTQSFPSGFVQSTYAPIRPT
- a CDS encoding aldo/keto reductase family protein, which translates into the protein MEFRNLGRSGLKVSEVALGGWVTYGQSVNDAQVVHDIVKAAYDEGVNFFDQADIYAKGRSEELMGAALRDFPRHTLVMSSKVYWPMSDDVNDQGLSRKHILESIDGSLKRLGTDYLDIYFAHRYDENVPMDEIVMAFDQVIRAGKALYWGTSMWPAARIAEAVEFAKAHGLHGPVTEQPEYSMIHRDRVEKDILPYTERAGVGLVVWSPLAMGLLTGKYDAGKPEGARLSEHEGFARDFLTEANIQKVRDLKPVADGLGITRAQLAVAWLLRHKGVSSVITGATKPQQIADTVKAAGVRLDASIVQRIEEILNPV